In a genomic window of Colius striatus isolate bColStr4 chromosome 2, bColStr4.1.hap1, whole genome shotgun sequence:
- the CHRM3 gene encoding muscarinic acetylcholine receptor M3: MLTHDQVCFQKRSSQNYTVPDPTSRFDVSHWTILCQRATMIMQNNSSALPLFLNVSSFWKRDSQVPGLIDEAASHIGSYDFPQTTESFSFSTVESTNMSLNATSKDPLGGHSVWQVVLIAFLTGILALVTIIGNILVIVAFKVNKQLKTVNNYFLLSLACADLIIGVISMNLYTTYIIMDHWALGNLACDLWLSIDYVASNASVMNLLVISFDRYFSITRPLTYRAKRTTKRAGLMIGLAWIVSFVLWAPAILFWQYFVGERTVPPDECFIQFLSEPIITFGTAIAAFYLPVTIMSILYWRIYKETEKRTKELAGLQASGSEAETARFVHQTGSSRSCSSYELQRQSMKRSTRRKYRRCHFWLTMKSWEPNADQGDQEHSSSDSWNNNDAAASLENSASSDEEDIAAESRAIYSIVLKLPGHSAILNSTKLPSSEDLHESGDELQKSDTESKEKKPKKLHPPRSVQDGGNFQKSFSKLSIQPGSAETNTASDGISSVTKTPAALPLSFKEATLAKKFALKTRSQITKRKRMSLIKEKKAAQTLSAILFAFIITWTPYNIMVLVNTFCSCIPKTFWNLGYWLCYINSTVNPMCYALCNKTFRNTFKMLLLCQCDKRKRRKQQYQQRQSVIFHKRIPREAS; encoded by the coding sequence actATGTCAGAGAGCCACAATGATCATGCAGAATAACAGTTCAGCCTTGcctctgtttttaaatgtgAGCTCcttctggaagagagattcaCAAGTACCAGGACTCATTGATGAAGCCGCATCACATATCGGCAGCTATGATTTCCCTCAGACCACAGAGagcttttccttctccactgtGGAATCAACAAACATGTCCCTAAATGCCACAAGCAAAGACCCTCTGGGTGGACACAGTGTCTGGCAAGTAGTTTTGATTGCTTTCCTCACGGGAATCCTTGCACTTGTGACCATCATAGGAAACATCCTAGTGATTGTTGCATTTAAGGTTaacaaacaactgaaaacagtCAACAACTACTTCTTGTTGAGTCTTGCTTGTGCAGATTTGATCATCGGTGTTATATCCATGAATCTTTACACCACATACATCATCATGGATCACTGGGCATTGGGAAACTTGGCCTGTGATCTTTGGCTCTCCATTGACTATGTCGCCAGTAATGCCTCTGTCATGAATCTCCTTGTCATAAGTTTTGATAGGTATTTTTCCATCACTAGGCCACTTACGTACAGAGCCAAACGAACAACCAAAAGGGCTGGGTTAATGATTGGTTTAGCGTGGATCGTCTCTTTTGTTCTTTGGGCCCCTGCCATCTTGTTCTGGCAATATTTTGTTGGAGAGAGGACTGTGCCGCCTGATGAATGTTTCATCCAGTTTCTAAGTGAACCTATTATCACTTTTGGCACTGCCATAGCTGCCTTTTACTTGCCAGTCACCATTATGAGTATTTTGTACTGGAGGATCTACAAGGAGACTGAGAAACGCACCAAAGAGTTAGCAGGGCTACAGGCTTCGGGCAGTGAAGCAGAGACAGCACGCTTCGTACACCAGACAGGCAGCTCCCGGAGCTGCAGTAGCTATGAGCTGCAACGGCAGAGCATGAAACGCTCCACCCGAAGGAAATACAGACGCTGCCACTTCTGGCTCACAATGAAGAGCTGGGAACCCAATGCAGACCAGGGGGACcaagagcacagcagcagtgacagctgGAACAACAAtgatgctgctgcctcccttgAAAATTCAGCCTCCTCTGATGAAGAAGACattgctgcagagagcagagccaTCTATTCAATCGTGCTGAAGCTTCCTGGTCACAGCGCCATCCTCAATTCCACGAAACTACCTTCCTCGGAAGACTTGCATGAGTCAGGGGATGAACTGCAGAAATCTGACACAGAATCTAAGGAAAAGAAACCTAAAAAATTGCACCCTCCCAGAAGTGTTCAGGATGGTGGAAATTTTCAAAAGAGCTTTTCTAAGCTTTCAATTCAGCCGGGGTCAGCAGAGACAAACACAGCTTCTGATGGCATCTCATCAGTGACCAAGACACCTGCAGCCCTGCCTTTGTCCTTCAAGGAAGCAACACTGGCAAAAAAGTTTGCCTTGAAGACCAGAAGTCAGATCACAAAGCGAAAACGAATGTCACttatcaaagaaaagaaagcggCACAGACACTCAGTGCCATTTTGTTTGCCTTCATTATTACTTGGACCCCATATAACATCATGGTTCTGGTGAACACGTTTTGCAGCTGTATCCCCAAAACTTTCTGGAACCTGGGGTACTGGCTTTGCTACATTAATAGCACAGTGAACCCCATGTGCTATGCACTATGTAACAAAACATTCAGAAACACTTTCAAGATGCTACTGCTGTGCCAGTGTGACAAACGAAAACGACGCAAACAGCAGTATCAGCAAAGGCAGTCTGTCATTTTTCATAAGCGGATCCCTAGGGAGGCTTCATAg